ATTCCCCAGACCGAATACTACGAGGGACAGACGATCTCCTCCGTGGGACTCAAGGCCTTGGGAATCTTTATCGCTGTGGTCATGGGAATCGGTTCCTGCTTTGCCGCCATGAACATGATGTACGGCACCGTCATGGCCCGATTCAAGGAGATCGGGACCCTGCGGGCGCTGGGATTCCGCAGGCGGAGCATCCTGGCCTCGTTTCTGGCGGAATCCGTTCTGCTGGCGTTGCTGGGTGGAGTCGCCGGTTGTCTCATGGCGTTGCCGGTCCACGGCATTTCCACGGGGACCACCAACTTCGCCAGTTTCAGCGAAGTCCTGTTCCATTTTCGAATCACCCCGGAAATCCTTTTCAAGGCGATTCTCTTCGTCAGCCTGGTGGGGATTGCCGGCGGCCTGCTGCCGGCCGCACGAGCCGCCCGGGTGAGATTGATCGACGTGATGCGAGACTGATGGAAAAAGATTTGAAGGCGTTGCGGATCGACCGCAACCGGAAGCGTGCCAGGCCGCCCCGAAACTTGTGGCTGATGGGACTGATGGCTTTCGTTCTGGGCGCTGTCCTGTCCGGGCTGGTTTTCCTGAACCTGTCGTTGCAGACGCCGGATGCCGCGGTGGCGGACGTGCAGGCGGATCGGGCGAACGCCGTTCCTGCCGTCCCCGGGGCCGATGGGGCGCCGGAACGGAACAGGACGTTGCTCATCGCCTCGGGCTACATCGTCCCTCGCCACCGGATCGAAGTCAGTTCCAGGATCATGGGGAAGGTCGCATGGGTCGGTGTCGACAAATCGGATCGAGTCGAAAAAGGCCAGTTGCTGGTCCGGTTGGAGGATGCCGAGTTCCGGGCCCAACTCCAGCAGGCGCAAGCGGGTCACGACTCGGCACGGGCCCGCCTCACCGAATTGGAAACCGGTTCACGGCCTGAAGAGATCCAGCGAGCGGAGGCGGAGCTGGAACGAAGCCGCGCCGACTTGGAAAATGCCGAACTCGAACATCGACGATTGAGTCAACTCATCGAAAGTGGCGTCATCGCACAACAACTGGTGGACGATGCCCGGTCTCGCCGTGACATGGCCAAGGCCACCGTCGCCGTGGCCGAGAAGAACCATCTGCTCCTGGAGATCGGTCCGCGAACCGAGCAGATCCAGGCTGCGCGCGCCGAGCTCGAACGAAGCCAGGCGGACATCTCATATTGGCAGACCCAATTGAAGGAAACGGAGATCCGGGCGCCCGTCAACGGCACGATCCTGGAGCGGGTCGTCGAAGTCGGCGAAATGGTCTCGGCTTATTTTATGGGGGGAGCCGTCCTGGTGGCGTTGGCGGATCTGAATGATCTGCAAGTGGAGATGGATATCAGCCAGTCGGACTTTCACAACATCTCGCCGGAGAACGGATGCAAGATGTCTCCTATCGCCTATCCGGCCCGGGAATACGAATGTGAGTTGGACGAGATCGCGCCCGAGGCCAACCGGCAGCGGGCCACGATCGAGGTGAAGGTCCAGATTCTGAAACCGGATCAGTACCTTCGGCCGGAAATGGATGTTCAGGTCACTTTCTTTCGCAGGCACCCGGACTCCGGAGCCGAAGCGGCCACCCCGGGGGAAACCGGATGACAAACGTTTTGATCGAAATGCGCCATCTGACCCGCGTGTTCCAGCGCGATACCGTCCAGGTCGTAGCGCTGCAGGACATCAATCTGGACATCCGCGAGAAGGACTTCATCAGCTTGATGGGACCCTCCGGTTCGGGAAAGAGCACCCTGCTCAACCTGATTGCCGGCATCGACCGGCCGACCGGCGGCGAGCTCCGGGTCCTGGGAGAAGACCTGACCGCGCTCAACGAAGACGAGCTGGCCGGCTGGCGCAACGAACACGTGGGATTCGTGTTTCAGCACTTCAACCTGATCCCTGTCCTGACCGCCTTCGAAAACGTGGAGCTTCCCTTGCTGCTGACCGCGCTTTCCCGGAAGGAAAGGCGGGAGCATGTGGAAACGGCCCTGCGTCTGGTGAACCTTTCAGACCGAATACACCACTATCCGCGCCAGCTCAGCGGGGGAGAGGAGCAACGGGTAGCCATCGCCCGGGCAATCGTCACCGATCCCACCTTCATCCTGGCCGACGAACCGACGGGCGACCTGGACGCCGAGTCGGCCGGGGACATCCTCAAGGTTCTGGAGGCATTGAACCGGGACTTCGGCAAGACCATCGTCATGGTCACCCACGATCCCCGCGCCGCGGCCTACGCCGGCATCAATCATCACTTGGAAAAAGGGTCCCTGTTGGAGAAGGCCCAGGCCGAGTGAT
This window of the Acidobacteriota bacterium genome carries:
- a CDS encoding efflux RND transporter periplasmic adaptor subunit — protein: MEKDLKALRIDRNRKRARPPRNLWLMGLMAFVLGAVLSGLVFLNLSLQTPDAAVADVQADRANAVPAVPGADGAPERNRTLLIASGYIVPRHRIEVSSRIMGKVAWVGVDKSDRVEKGQLLVRLEDAEFRAQLQQAQAGHDSARARLTELETGSRPEEIQRAEAELERSRADLENAELEHRRLSQLIESGVIAQQLVDDARSRRDMAKATVAVAEKNHLLLEIGPRTEQIQAARAELERSQADISYWQTQLKETEIRAPVNGTILERVVEVGEMVSAYFMGGAVLVALADLNDLQVEMDISQSDFHNISPENGCKMSPIAYPAREYECELDEIAPEANRQRATIEVKVQILKPDQYLRPEMDVQVTFFRRHPDSGAEAATPGETG
- a CDS encoding ABC transporter ATP-binding protein: MTNVLIEMRHLTRVFQRDTVQVVALQDINLDIREKDFISLMGPSGSGKSTLLNLIAGIDRPTGGELRVLGEDLTALNEDELAGWRNEHVGFVFQHFNLIPVLTAFENVELPLLLTALSRKERREHVETALRLVNLSDRIHHYPRQLSGGEEQRVAIARAIVTDPTFILADEPTGDLDAESAGDILKVLEALNRDFGKTIVMVTHDPRAAAYAGINHHLEKGSLLEKAQAE